Proteins encoded together in one uncultured Desulfosarcina sp. window:
- a CDS encoding TMEM43 family protein, whose translation MSEDSFTEVSHTSWGGRIKTSFKGILFGLVLFLGAFPLLFWNEGRAVKRYQTLKEGEGAVVSVAPDRVDPANQGRLVHLSGTADTRETLTDSTFAVSQTALRLKRTVEMYQWKETKSTRTEKKAGGGEKKVTTYSYSRVWSSSLIRSSGFKRRSGHENPGSMPFPSQTRNATNVTVGAFKLSPALIQEIDNWKPVSMDASSPVPAALGSRGMIHGDGYYRGDDPGNPAIGDVRITFKAVYPGPVSLIAAQQGSSFAPYAAKTGGTISLLQTGTHSAVDMFKTAHFHNRLLTWGLRAGGMLMLFIGLTLLLKPLSVFADVIPFVGNIVAAGTGLIAFVLALFFGLMVMGVAWIFYRPVLGFSLMGAGTALVVWVIWRRKKASKPAKAPLTPPVQPAARSASTPSQAQGPAPGPPPPPGPPPVPPAMPAAVPSDPAPPTAEDWIKNGKQAYVAGRFDKAAEAFEKAIQLDPQNGSALYNLGVVRNKSGDTAGAIEVFKQAARLGHERAIKLLSSQAIDW comes from the coding sequence ATGTCAGAAGACAGCTTTACCGAAGTCAGCCACACTTCGTGGGGCGGCCGCATCAAAACGTCTTTCAAGGGCATTCTTTTCGGTTTGGTTCTGTTTCTGGGAGCGTTTCCCCTGCTGTTCTGGAATGAAGGCCGGGCCGTCAAACGCTACCAGACCCTGAAAGAAGGGGAGGGGGCCGTGGTTTCCGTTGCCCCCGACCGGGTGGACCCGGCCAATCAGGGCCGGCTGGTGCACCTGAGCGGAACGGCGGATACCCGCGAGACGCTGACGGACAGCACCTTTGCCGTTTCCCAAACCGCCCTGCGCCTCAAACGAACAGTGGAGATGTACCAATGGAAGGAAACCAAAAGCACACGCACGGAAAAAAAGGCCGGCGGCGGCGAGAAGAAAGTGACGACCTATTCCTACTCCCGGGTCTGGTCTTCCTCGCTCATTCGCTCCTCGGGATTCAAACGGCGCAGCGGCCACGAAAATCCGGGTTCCATGCCCTTTCCCTCCCAGACCCGCAACGCAACGAATGTGACCGTGGGCGCGTTCAAGCTTTCTCCTGCCTTAATCCAGGAAATCGACAATTGGAAACCCGTGTCCATGGATGCTTCATCGCCGGTCCCCGCGGCCTTGGGCAGCCGGGGGATGATTCACGGAGACGGCTACTATCGCGGGGATGATCCGGGCAATCCGGCCATCGGCGACGTCCGCATTACATTCAAAGCCGTTTATCCCGGTCCGGTGAGCCTGATCGCCGCCCAGCAGGGCAGCTCCTTCGCCCCCTATGCCGCGAAAACCGGCGGCACCATCAGCCTTTTGCAGACGGGAACCCACAGCGCCGTCGACATGTTTAAAACAGCTCATTTCCACAACCGCCTGCTGACCTGGGGGCTGCGTGCCGGCGGTATGCTGATGCTGTTCATCGGCCTGACCTTGCTGCTCAAGCCCCTTTCCGTTTTTGCCGACGTGATTCCATTCGTGGGCAATATCGTGGCGGCCGGGACCGGCCTGATTGCCTTTGTGCTGGCCCTGTTCTTCGGCTTAATGGTTATGGGGGTGGCCTGGATCTTTTACCGGCCCGTGCTGGGATTTTCCCTGATGGGTGCCGGTACGGCCCTGGTTGTCTGGGTGATATGGCGAAGAAAAAAGGCCAGCAAGCCCGCCAAGGCACCGCTGACGCCGCCCGTGCAGCCGGCCGCAAGGAGTGCTTCAACTCCGTCGCAGGCGCAGGGTCCGGCTCCCGGTCCCCCGCCACCGCCCGGTCCGCCCCCGGTGCCTCCGGCGATGCCGGCCGCCGTACCCTCCGATCCGGCCCCGCCGACAGCCGAAGACTGGATCAAAAACGGAAAACAGGCTTATGTGGCCGGGCGTTTCGACAAGGCCGCCGAAGCTTTTGAAAAGGCGATCCAACTCGATCCGCAAAACGGCAGCGCCCTTTACAACCTGGGCGTGGTGCGGAACAAGTCCGGCGACACCGCAGGCGCCATCGAGGTGTTCAAACAGGCTGCCCGGCTGGGCCACGAGCGGGCAATTAAACTGCTTTCCTCCCAGGCCATCGACTGGTAA
- a CDS encoding YdbH domain-containing protein yields MNPPVSKKSRRPVMLLAAVSVVALLACLVLAGYLALPKLAGRYLPVEQIRQLGFADFSGRISRIGPYRTAAGPFVFGHAHQPAIVIRSVELDYSPNDLRRKKIGRIRIDDVTVNALVTPNGIALPGLEKGSPDEETLAEPSASGGLPAGLGETFGKIEVRSASIMLQWGQSTYRIPFEVDIAPEPSDPTKLAAEVRLFPGEQNVALNLRADLANGTGTLSLNGSAICLDRFADFFHRVPNLDLAGALSFDASARVQTQPFAISDASIDAAWHDGRLAIGNAMIMPGADNASATFSAVSANLADWRIDASGVQLQTPARVAVKTVTASIGLAGNARTIAGQADLTVLPFSMRCPKSVALANAVPLTLDFDVRNSESGEWSATCKTLQEDETKESDPLELTIEGVRLQSRSPRFQLKAGIEGEEIQANWQMALPGIQAAVSGMAVRGDSARIDGQMAVKAPFSNASWQADARLQLPTVTFNGQGLAGNLAGLEVSVDARQDADAVPVVQGRLSLSDGRLQYDSAGFELAGLRLDLPYGLNTPAGTAQGRFAVKRMRYGAHRLGTLDGRVTHSKDAYRFSATHSSTLFPELTAVVEGSVQLSESADPVAVLHMKVPPYSLATDTDLSRLVPALEGVALSGTVSAAANASVSNQGMQGDCSLTVTDGLLEMAQKQIRVEGIDATVSFPELPRIRSAPAQTLQFSRAAMGGIVVDGGRFDFQVESPDTMLVEKGRLSWCGGKVDAQSLRIAAKRQEYQISLYCQRLGLSRILEQLGAVNAKGSGTVNGRIPVAYSNGSIRFDDGFLFSTPGEEGSIQLTGTEILTQGIPPDTPQFAQVELAREALKDYNYNWAKLGMTTEGETLIMRLQFDGKPARPLPFVYKKEIGSFVRVEAGSQGSVFQGISLDVNLKLPLNQLLQYKDIVDMID; encoded by the coding sequence ATGAATCCGCCCGTATCAAAGAAAAGCCGCAGGCCGGTCATGCTGTTGGCGGCCGTCAGCGTTGTTGCCCTGCTGGCCTGCCTGGTCCTCGCGGGTTACCTGGCTTTGCCGAAGCTGGCCGGCCGGTACCTGCCCGTAGAGCAAATCCGGCAGTTGGGGTTTGCTGATTTCAGCGGCCGCATTTCCCGAATCGGTCCGTATCGGACTGCGGCAGGGCCTTTTGTTTTCGGCCATGCCCATCAGCCCGCCATCGTCATCCGGTCCGTGGAACTGGATTATTCTCCCAATGATCTGCGTCGCAAGAAAATTGGCCGTATTCGCATTGACGATGTAACCGTCAACGCCCTGGTGACACCAAACGGCATCGCCCTGCCGGGTCTGGAGAAGGGCAGTCCGGACGAAGAAACACTGGCAGAGCCGTCCGCATCAGGCGGGCTGCCGGCCGGCCTTGGGGAGACTTTCGGAAAAATCGAGGTCCGCAGCGCCAGCATCATGCTCCAATGGGGCCAATCGACCTACCGGATCCCCTTCGAAGTCGATATCGCACCGGAGCCATCCGATCCAACGAAATTGGCGGCCGAGGTGCGCCTGTTCCCCGGCGAGCAGAATGTCGCCCTGAATCTGCGGGCCGACCTCGCAAACGGCACCGGTACGCTGAGCCTGAACGGTTCGGCCATCTGCCTGGACCGCTTTGCCGACTTTTTTCACCGCGTCCCGAACCTGGATCTTGCCGGTGCACTGAGCTTTGATGCGTCGGCTCGGGTGCAGACGCAGCCCTTTGCCATCTCCGATGCCAGCATCGATGCCGCATGGCATGACGGCCGTCTGGCGATCGGGAACGCTATGATCATGCCTGGGGCGGACAATGCCTCGGCAACATTTTCGGCGGTCTCGGCGAACCTTGCCGACTGGCGGATCGATGCGAGCGGCGTGCAGCTCCAGACCCCGGCCCGGGTAGCCGTGAAAACCGTGACGGCGAGCATCGGTCTGGCCGGAAATGCCCGCACCATCGCCGGGCAGGCGGATCTGACGGTCCTGCCGTTTTCTATGCGCTGTCCTAAGTCGGTGGCATTGGCAAACGCAGTGCCCTTAACGCTGGATTTCGATGTCCGCAATTCCGAATCAGGGGAATGGTCGGCTACTTGTAAGACCCTCCAAGAAGACGAAACCAAGGAGTCCGATCCCCTGGAATTGACCATCGAGGGGGTGCGCCTGCAATCCCGCTCACCGCGTTTCCAACTGAAGGCCGGCATTGAAGGAGAGGAGATACAGGCCAACTGGCAGATGGCGTTGCCGGGAATCCAGGCCGCCGTATCCGGCATGGCCGTGCGGGGCGATTCTGCCCGGATTGATGGGCAGATGGCGGTCAAGGCGCCTTTTTCCAACGCATCCTGGCAGGCGGATGCCCGTCTTCAGCTGCCGACCGTAACCTTCAATGGCCAAGGTCTGGCCGGCAACCTGGCCGGCCTGGAAGTATCGGTCGATGCCCGACAGGATGCCGATGCCGTCCCCGTCGTCCAGGGAAGGCTGAGTTTGTCCGACGGTCGGCTGCAATACGATTCCGCCGGGTTTGAACTGGCGGGGCTCCGTTTGGACCTGCCCTATGGTCTCAATACCCCGGCGGGCACGGCCCAGGGTCGCTTTGCCGTCAAACGGATGCGCTACGGTGCCCATCGCCTGGGAACCCTTGACGGGCGGGTGACTCACAGCAAGGATGCCTATCGATTCTCCGCCACCCATTCCAGTACTCTGTTTCCGGAACTGACAGCAGTTGTCGAGGGCAGCGTGCAACTCTCCGAATCGGCCGATCCGGTCGCGGTCCTGCACATGAAGGTGCCGCCATATTCGTTGGCGACCGACACGGATCTTAGCCGGCTGGTTCCGGCCCTGGAGGGGGTGGCCCTTTCCGGAACGGTGTCGGCCGCGGCGAACGCATCGGTTTCCAACCAAGGGATGCAAGGCGATTGCAGCCTGACCGTAACCGACGGATTGCTGGAAATGGCCCAGAAACAGATCCGGGTGGAAGGCATCGACGCTACCGTCTCTTTTCCGGAACTGCCGCGGATTCGCAGTGCACCGGCCCAGACCCTGCAGTTCAGCCGCGCCGCCATGGGCGGCATCGTGGTGGACGGCGGTCGCTTTGATTTTCAGGTGGAATCGCCCGACACCATGCTGGTGGAAAAAGGACGGCTTTCGTGGTGCGGGGGCAAAGTCGACGCCCAGTCCCTGCGCATTGCGGCAAAACGGCAGGAGTACCAGATCAGCCTGTACTGCCAGCGGTTGGGACTGTCCCGAATCTTAGAGCAATTGGGCGCCGTCAACGCCAAGGGCAGCGGAACGGTGAACGGCCGAATACCCGTTGCATACAGCAACGGCAGCATCCGTTTCGACGACGGGTTCCTCTTTTCCACACCCGGCGAAGAAGGTAGTATCCAGCTTACCGGAACGGAGATCCTCACACAGGGGATTCCTCCAGATACGCCCCAGTTCGCCCAAGTGGAACTGGCCAGAGAGGCGTTGAAAGACTACAATTACAATTGGGCCAAGCTGGGCATGACCACCGAGGGCGAGACATTGATCATGCGCTTGCAGTTCGACGGCAAGCCGGCCAGGCCCCTGCCGTTTGTCTATAAAAAAGAGATCGGCAGTTTCGTGCGGGTCGAAGCCGGCTCTCAGGGGTCGGTTTTTCAGGGTATTTCCCTGGATGTGAACCTGAAACTTCCTTTGAACCAGCTTTTGCAGTATAAGGACATTGTCGATATGATCGATTAG
- a CDS encoding lactate utilization protein codes for MDNPIHHYWEIRLQKLKKALEANNFDVYIADNKDLAKKIAYNTLIPEIAPRTISWGGSITFVGTRLYEALKNDPRYTIWDTYDKSLSPEQSLQRRRESMLADLFITGTNAVTEKGHLVNLDMIGNRVAALTFGPKQVLLFIGRNKIVADRQAAFDRIKNYAAPVNVLRLEKKTPCGKTGACENCSSPDRICNTWTITEKCFPKHRIKVVLINEEMGF; via the coding sequence ATGGACAATCCCATCCACCATTACTGGGAAATCCGGCTGCAGAAGCTGAAAAAGGCCCTGGAAGCCAACAATTTCGATGTCTATATTGCCGACAACAAGGATCTGGCCAAAAAAATCGCCTACAACACGCTGATTCCGGAAATCGCTCCCAGGACCATCTCCTGGGGAGGTTCCATAACCTTCGTGGGCACACGCCTCTACGAAGCGCTGAAGAACGATCCCCGCTATACCATTTGGGACACCTACGACAAAAGCCTGTCTCCGGAACAGAGCCTGCAACGGCGAAGGGAGTCCATGCTGGCCGATCTGTTCATCACCGGCACCAACGCGGTCACCGAAAAAGGTCATCTGGTCAACCTGGACATGATCGGAAACCGGGTGGCAGCCCTGACGTTCGGACCCAAACAGGTGCTCCTTTTCATCGGCCGGAACAAAATCGTCGCCGACCGGCAGGCGGCCTTTGATCGCATTAAAAACTATGCGGCCCCGGTAAACGTCTTGCGCCTGGAGAAGAAGACCCCGTGCGGAAAAACCGGCGCATGTGAGAATTGCAGCAGCCCGGATCGAATCTGCAATACATGGACGATCACCGAAAAATGCTTTCCCAAACACCGGATAAAAGTCGTTCTGATCAATGAAGAGATGGGCTTTTAA
- a CDS encoding ATP-binding cassette domain-containing protein — protein MIECHDITFRYPGADATLFERLDLTIDRPGFHALFGPSGVGKTSLARIISGDIEKFSGGVKIAGDRPCLYTHNRERLPGWSPVGRHLEKTTPAGRHTLKDELIDRFGLSELMGMRYSQLSMGQCNRVNLLRYLLQDFSLLIMDESLANVDEPTRQAILYTIKTIFPEAGFFYISHNVIEVCRFCDRIVVFRGAHKSPQILQVGGQNHYADRPLDKAALERSMLEVINAA, from the coding sequence ATGATCGAATGCCACGATATCACCTTTCGATATCCGGGAGCGGATGCGACGCTTTTCGAAAGGCTCGACCTGACGATCGACCGGCCGGGCTTTCATGCTCTGTTCGGCCCGTCCGGCGTCGGCAAGACCTCCCTTGCCAGAATCATTTCGGGGGATATCGAAAAATTTTCCGGCGGGGTGAAGATCGCCGGCGACCGGCCCTGCCTGTACACCCATAACCGCGAGCGGCTGCCCGGATGGTCGCCCGTGGGCCGGCACCTGGAAAAGACCACCCCCGCCGGCCGCCACACCCTGAAAGATGAGTTGATCGACCGTTTCGGCCTGTCGGAATTGATGGGCATGCGCTATTCCCAGCTCTCCATGGGCCAGTGCAACCGGGTCAACCTGCTGCGCTATCTGCTCCAGGACTTCAGCCTTCTCATCATGGACGAGAGTCTGGCCAATGTGGATGAGCCGACCCGGCAGGCCATCCTCTACACCATCAAAACCATCTTTCCCGAGGCCGGTTTTTTCTACATCTCCCATAACGTCATTGAAGTATGCCGGTTCTGCGACCGGATCGTGGTCTTTCGCGGCGCCCATAAATCGCCCCAGATCCTTCAGGTCGGCGGCCAGAACCACTACGCAGACCGCCCCCTGGACAAGGCCGCTTTGGAGCGGTCCATGCTGGAGGTGATCAATGCTGCCTAG
- a CDS encoding IS5 family transposase (programmed frameshift) translates to MAKTQAWEVSDSFWKKVEPLIPKPERNPEKAYKRKAGGGRKPMPPRQIFEAIMYVLRTGCQWKALPKERFGSPSAIHTHFMRWMRAGFFVALWRSGLAEYDEMEGIAWKWQSIDGAMVKAPLAQEAVGRNPTDRGKKGTKRHLLVDGRGVPLSLVVTGANRHDVSQLELVLDEIIIERPQDIEQNLCADKGYDGQPALELIVSKCYIPHVKRRGEEIQEKRKNPGWKARRWVVEVSHSWFNRFRKILVRYEKLTDTYLALLHMAAAIIAYRKAGFIYG, encoded by the exons ATGGCAAAGACCCAGGCGTGGGAGGTCTCGGATTCGTTTTGGAAAAAGGTCGAACCCCTCATACCAAAGCCTGAGCGAAATCCTGAAAAAGCGTATAAACGCAAGGCCGGTGGCGGCAGAAAACCGATGCCTCCGCGCCAGATATTTGAGGCCATCATGTATGTCTTGCGAACGGGTTGTCAATGGAAGGCCTTGCCTAAGGAGCGTTTTGGAAGTCCCAGTGCGATTCACACCCACTTCATGCGCTGGATGCGTGCAGGCTTCTTCGTGGCCCTTTGGCGATCCGGTCTTGCCGAATACGACGAGATGGAAGGCATTGCCTGGAAGTGGCAGAGCATAGACGGAGCCATGGTCAAAGCACCGTTGGCGCAAGAAGCGGTTGGTCGGAATCCGACCGACAGGGGA AAAAAAGGGACCAAGCGGCATCTGTTGGTGGACGGCCGTGGTGTCCCGTTGTCACTCGTCGTGACCGGAGCCAATCGCCATGACGTATCCCAATTGGAACTTGTTTTGGATGAGATCATCATAGAACGTCCTCAAGACATTGAGCAGAATCTGTGTGCAGATAAAGGATACGACGGCCAACCGGCATTGGAACTGATCGTTTCCAAGTGTTACATCCCCCACGTGAAAAGGCGCGGAGAAGAGATCCAGGAAAAAAGGAAAAACCCTGGATGGAAAGCCAGACGCTGGGTGGTTGAAGTGAGCCATTCATGGTTCAATCGCTTCCGGAAGATATTGGTCCGTTATGAAAAGCTAACGGATACCTATTTGGCGCTGCTTCATATGGCAGCAGCTATTATCGCCTACCGAAAGGCTGGCTTTATTTACGGATAA
- a CDS encoding mechanosensitive ion channel family protein, with amino-acid sequence MRQFWLLVVDVWNRGLLETSLGRIFVALGIVVLALLVRNLFVKLIIGWLRRMAQKTDTRIDDEALTVLERPVAFIPVLVGLYLAVDYLNLSGGLALFADRMVRSLIVLVIFWAFRNLVTPLSTILRQLERYFTASMIDWMIKAIKVALIFIGVATVLEVWGIRIGPIIAGLGLFGVAVALGAQDLFKNLISGILIIAEKRFNPGDWIKVDGEVEGTVEDIGFRSTLVRQFDKAPVYVPNARLSDNSLINYSKMSHRRIYWLIGVEYRTTVDQLRRIRDGIETYIRECDAFDTSPALATFVRIDRFSDSSIDIMVYCFTRTTQWGEWLAIKEQLAYEIKRIVEEAGTGFAFPSQSIYVESLPSDQPEVVLSGSHAPRGNPDPVQEKIERHSHAERGSEDLSS; translated from the coding sequence TTGAGACAATTTTGGCTGCTGGTGGTGGATGTGTGGAACCGGGGACTGCTCGAAACCAGCCTGGGACGCATTTTCGTGGCTCTGGGCATCGTGGTCCTGGCCCTTTTGGTGCGCAATCTGTTTGTCAAGCTCATCATCGGTTGGTTGCGTAGGATGGCGCAAAAAACCGATACGCGTATAGACGATGAGGCCCTGACCGTGCTCGAACGGCCCGTGGCATTTATTCCTGTGCTGGTGGGGCTCTATTTGGCCGTCGACTATCTGAATTTGTCCGGTGGCTTGGCGCTTTTTGCCGATCGTATGGTGCGTTCGCTGATTGTGCTGGTCATTTTCTGGGCGTTCAGGAACCTGGTGACCCCGCTGTCCACCATCCTGCGTCAGTTGGAACGCTACTTTACCGCTTCCATGATTGACTGGATGATCAAAGCCATCAAGGTGGCTTTGATATTTATTGGTGTAGCCACGGTGCTTGAAGTCTGGGGAATCCGCATCGGACCGATTATTGCCGGTTTGGGATTGTTCGGCGTTGCCGTGGCCTTAGGCGCCCAGGATCTGTTCAAGAACCTGATTTCCGGGATTTTGATCATCGCCGAGAAGCGTTTCAATCCGGGGGACTGGATCAAGGTTGACGGAGAGGTGGAAGGCACCGTGGAAGATATCGGTTTTCGTTCCACCCTGGTCCGGCAGTTCGACAAGGCCCCGGTGTATGTGCCCAATGCCAGACTGTCCGACAATTCGCTGATCAACTACAGCAAGATGAGCCACCGGCGCATTTATTGGCTGATTGGCGTGGAGTATCGCACAACGGTCGATCAATTGCGTCGAATCAGGGACGGTATCGAGACCTATATCCGTGAATGCGATGCCTTCGACACGTCACCGGCGCTGGCCACTTTCGTACGCATCGACCGGTTTTCCGATTCGTCCATCGATATCATGGTTTACTGTTTTACCCGCACCACGCAGTGGGGGGAATGGCTGGCGATCAAGGAACAGCTGGCCTATGAAATCAAACGTATCGTCGAGGAGGCGGGTACGGGGTTTGCGTTTCCCAGCCAGTCGATCTATGTGGAAAGCCTGCCGTCTGACCAACCAGAGGTTGTTTTATCTGGTTCCCATGCTCCGCGTGGGAACCCGGATCCCGTTCAGGAGAAGATCGAGCGGCACTCCCACGCGGAGCGTGGGAGCGAGGATCTGTCTTCCTAG
- a CDS encoding ABC transporter substrate-binding protein: MRASWHGYRFILPALLLVVFSVWTTPQTAVAGEKVAYRLKWLINASTAGDVFAASRGLFADQGLDVDVKAGGPERDAIRELELGYAQFGVASADQVIRALSKGASVVVLAQLFQVNPLQWIYRTKDCTIEKTQDLAGRTVGITYGGNDETIMRALLAGAGLQENQVRLASVRYDYTPFLNGSVPIWPVYRNTQGIYLTDKLASAGEQVAFFDPSAHGVRFVANSVVTSQKMIEQHPDMVKRFVRSLLAGWEAAMKPSNESEVIQVLAKSDPDTLPEVMRRQLAVTRRMVLPDPTVPLGRIDKAAWQQTEQIMVAQKLVPGPVGVVERLVEP; encoded by the coding sequence ATGCGAGCATCCTGGCACGGATATCGATTTATTCTTCCGGCGTTGCTATTGGTCGTCTTCAGCGTTTGGACGACACCCCAAACGGCCGTGGCCGGGGAGAAGGTAGCCTACCGCCTGAAATGGCTGATCAATGCCAGTACTGCCGGCGATGTCTTTGCAGCTAGTCGGGGACTGTTCGCGGACCAGGGGCTGGACGTGGACGTCAAGGCCGGGGGGCCGGAACGCGACGCCATTCGCGAACTGGAGTTGGGTTACGCCCAGTTTGGCGTTGCCTCGGCGGACCAGGTCATCCGGGCGTTGTCCAAAGGGGCCTCGGTCGTGGTGCTGGCCCAGTTGTTTCAGGTCAATCCCCTCCAATGGATCTATCGAACCAAAGATTGCACCATCGAGAAAACGCAGGATCTGGCGGGGCGCACCGTCGGCATTACCTACGGCGGCAACGATGAAACCATCATGCGGGCCCTTTTGGCCGGCGCGGGCCTGCAGGAAAATCAGGTCCGCCTGGCCAGCGTGCGCTACGACTACACCCCCTTTTTGAATGGCAGCGTCCCCATTTGGCCGGTCTACCGCAACACCCAGGGGATCTATCTGACGGACAAACTCGCTTCGGCAGGAGAACAGGTGGCTTTTTTCGACCCTTCGGCCCATGGGGTCCGCTTTGTGGCCAACAGCGTGGTCACCTCACAAAAAATGATCGAGCAGCACCCCGACATGGTGAAGCGATTCGTCCGGTCCCTGTTGGCCGGCTGGGAGGCGGCCATGAAGCCGTCCAACGAATCCGAGGTCATCCAGGTTCTGGCCAAATCCGACCCGGACACCTTGCCTGAAGTGATGCGCCGCCAACTGGCGGTGACCCGTCGCATGGTCCTACCGGACCCAACGGTTCCTTTGGGCCGCATCGACAAGGCGGCCTGGCAGCAGACCGAGCAGATCATGGTCGCGCAGAAACTGGTCCCGGGACCGGTCGGGGTGGTCGAACGGCTCGTTGAACCCTGA
- a CDS encoding ABC transporter permease subunit, whose amino-acid sequence MLPRRIVQFLIVYLLGVGLLMSIKLFLGLSDYVIPGPASVWHTGRMEFLRYAGDVLDTFGVAVVGQVLSIILATAVGVAGRRATWLGSFIKVAAYNVQAYPIVAIAPILFILLGDGFLTRLFIAAMICYFPLLLSVIGIMSEPVADIEHFYRVTGRLRWQLEVKIRAFENLHKLTTVISGSATLAMAGTIVAEFIAANAGIGYSIRIALYQSDLAKILVALFIIGITLSLYQGLLELLGAGVKKAWAAG is encoded by the coding sequence ATGCTGCCTAGACGCATCGTTCAGTTTCTCATCGTCTATCTGCTGGGCGTCGGCCTGCTGATGAGCATCAAGCTTTTTCTGGGACTGTCCGACTACGTCATTCCGGGTCCGGCAAGCGTCTGGCATACGGGCCGGATGGAGTTTTTGCGCTATGCCGGCGATGTGCTCGACACCTTCGGCGTGGCTGTCGTCGGCCAGGTGCTCTCCATCATCCTGGCCACAGCCGTTGGCGTGGCCGGCAGACGGGCCACCTGGCTGGGATCCTTTATCAAGGTCGCGGCCTACAATGTCCAGGCCTATCCCATCGTGGCCATCGCCCCCATCCTGTTCATCCTGCTGGGCGACGGCTTTTTAACCCGCCTGTTCATCGCCGCCATGATCTGCTATTTCCCTTTGCTCCTGTCCGTAATCGGCATTATGAGCGAACCGGTTGCCGATATCGAGCATTTTTACCGGGTGACCGGGCGGCTGCGCTGGCAGCTGGAGGTCAAAATCCGGGCCTTCGAAAACCTTCACAAGCTGACTACGGTGATCTCGGGAAGCGCGACCCTGGCCATGGCCGGAACCATTGTGGCCGAGTTCATCGCGGCCAATGCCGGCATCGGCTACAGCATCCGCATCGCCCTTTACCAGAGCGACCTGGCCAAGATCCTGGTGGCGCTGTTTATTATCGGCATCACCCTGTCCCTGTATCAGGGGCTGCTGGAGCTGCTCGGGGCCGGTGTCAAAAAAGCCTGGGCCGCCGGATAG
- a CDS encoding YdbL family protein, translating to MNRKGYLFSIVATALAAAFFFSVPVFAGDIKARMKSRLPKIVQLKAKGIVGETNDGFLAFVGAKKADPDLVAAENEDRGKVYQAIAKQQGTSAKVVGQRRALQIAEKAQPGEWLQNAGGKWYQK from the coding sequence ATGAACCGGAAAGGTTATCTGTTCAGTATTGTGGCCACGGCGCTGGCCGCGGCTTTTTTCTTCTCGGTACCGGTTTTTGCGGGAGATATCAAGGCGCGCATGAAAAGCCGGCTGCCGAAGATCGTTCAACTCAAGGCAAAGGGGATCGTCGGAGAAACCAATGACGGCTTTTTGGCCTTTGTCGGCGCCAAGAAGGCGGATCCTGACCTGGTGGCTGCGGAAAACGAGGACCGGGGAAAGGTGTACCAGGCCATCGCCAAACAGCAGGGCACCTCGGCCAAGGTGGTCGGCCAGCGTCGGGCGCTGCAGATCGCGGAAAAGGCCCAGCCCGGAGAATGGCTTCAGAATGCCGGCGGCAAGTGGTATCAAAAATAA
- a CDS encoding alpha/beta hydrolase: MVSKIKPPRRFDIHLNDGRLEALWIGPEPEDAPTLVFLHEGLGCAALWRDIPARLVAMTGCGALVFSRLGYGGSDPCPLPRPIDFMHHEGQVVLPDVIRQCKIRNHVLIGHSDGGSIALINAGSCPASGLAGVVTLAAHVFCEAITRRSIEEARRRYLSEDLKARLAVYHGENTDCAFWGWNDVWLHPDFVLWNIEEFLPTIRVPVMAIQGEDDPYGSPAQIDAIRDGKKNGVNVRMITDCGHAPHLERGDHVLPIIRDFVTHNFAMDSASIAMGT, translated from the coding sequence GTGGTATCAAAAATAAAACCACCGCGCCGGTTCGATATTCATTTAAACGACGGGCGCCTGGAGGCGCTCTGGATCGGCCCGGAACCGGAGGACGCCCCCACCCTCGTATTTCTCCACGAAGGGCTGGGATGTGCGGCGCTATGGCGGGATATCCCGGCACGGCTGGTTGCGATGACCGGCTGCGGGGCCCTGGTTTTCAGTCGCCTGGGATACGGCGGCTCCGATCCCTGCCCGTTGCCGCGGCCAATCGATTTCATGCACCATGAGGGGCAGGTGGTGCTGCCCGACGTCATCCGGCAATGCAAAATCCGCAATCACGTTCTGATCGGCCATTCGGATGGCGGGTCGATTGCCCTGATCAACGCCGGCAGCTGCCCTGCTTCCGGTCTGGCCGGTGTGGTGACCCTGGCGGCCCACGTTTTCTGCGAAGCGATCACCCGGCGTTCCATTGAAGAAGCCCGCCGACGTTATCTTAGCGAAGATCTCAAGGCACGTCTTGCCGTGTATCACGGCGAAAATACCGATTGCGCGTTCTGGGGGTGGAACGATGTCTGGCTGCATCCGGATTTCGTGCTCTGGAACATCGAGGAATTTCTGCCGACTATCCGGGTGCCGGTGATGGCCATCCAGGGTGAGGATGATCCGTATGGAAGCCCGGCCCAGATCGATGCCATTCGGGATGGCAAGAAAAACGGTGTGAACGTCCGAATGATTACCGACTGCGGTCATGCCCCGCATCTGGAACGTGGCGATCATGTCCTGCCGATCATTCGCGACTTTGTTACGCATAACTTTGCAATGGATTCGGCATCCATTGCGATGGGGACCTAG